One Thiocapsa sp. genomic window carries:
- a CDS encoding UPF0175 family protein, whose product MKLAFDIDPCVLASVRRDPEEFVRELRLAAAVKWYELERVSQGRAAEIAGVSRAEFIDALGKYGVTPFQQTGEEILADLDALKRVYAPESGGHQRCCRGDR is encoded by the coding sequence ATGAAACTAGCCTTCGACATCGATCCCTGCGTTCTGGCCAGCGTCCGCCGGGACCCCGAGGAATTCGTTCGAGAACTGCGCCTGGCGGCAGCGGTGAAGTGGTATGAACTGGAACGTGTCAGTCAGGGCCGTGCTGCGGAGATCGCGGGCGTTTCCCGCGCCGAGTTCATCGATGCCCTCGGCAAATACGGCGTGACACCCTTCCAGCAGACCGGGGAGGAGATACTGGCCGACCTGGACGCGCTGAAACGCGTTTACGCTCCTGAGTCTGGCGGTCACCAGCGGTGCTGTCGCGGTGATCGATGA
- a CDS encoding PIN domain-containing protein, translated as MSKRRTAIDANLLIAAWSARAPLFATALAILEDPDRILIVSDALWLEVMPKAIHYRQVAESAFYQSVFARAEHQPWSSMLVDSAKLLAQSYGLAAMDAIHIAVAVTAGADEFVSGEKPGKPMFRVKEIAARSLWEQP; from the coding sequence ATGAGTAAACGGCGTACCGCCATCGATGCCAACCTGCTGATCGCCGCGTGGTCTGCACGCGCGCCGTTGTTCGCAACGGCGTTGGCGATCCTGGAAGATCCCGATCGCATCTTGATCGTCAGCGACGCGCTCTGGTTGGAAGTGATGCCTAAAGCGATCCATTACAGACAGGTGGCGGAGAGCGCCTTTTACCAGTCCGTTTTTGCCCGCGCAGAGCATCAGCCGTGGTCCTCCATGCTCGTCGATTCGGCCAAGCTTCTCGCGCAGTCTTATGGTCTTGCCGCCATGGACGCGATCCATATCGCCGTGGCAGTTACCGCGGGTGCCGACGAGTTCGTCTCCGGGGAGAAGCCGGGCAAGCCCATGTTTCGGGTCAAAGAGATCGCGGCTCGATCCTTGTGGGAGCAGCCCTGA
- a CDS encoding PglZ domain-containing protein, whose product MHPFHDYLCERLDELLRKRSVVVFYDPRSEFTPFFDRELALLDGGPLPRVTIGTSSPFLARYEGSLFGLRAAVEPIVAADQPDPLILYLPGIAKDRQGSVLMELERAGTCYEPQLKRLGLNVLRQRFTDGQIDEMLRPSAVTYDDIVAFLGQGGQVASVLHTLFGGAQGEVLLTEWLASNVKDGALLEKDALPELLKLIKVRLGLDLPADSSLSKARERTCRYVLVNEFRADLSCAPPKSVGMVPDPPGKEHAERLRDVAEGLRRRFPDVYIGLADSVEQDLGLAGAGVEAAHLGSIDTFRFEEERLLAHASALIAGKGYDAALAIIDARVRSFWVDRDVRRQAQWGACRLMAELGHALEGIRSALGRVGNDPAKWLAAYVAEDGWHRADGLQRRLETWVAGMDDEPEAEQALAVVRQEHEHLLRAMADGFTKAFRASAWTVAGALHQTRIYPDVVQTMGGRVAYFLVDAMRYEMGVELARQIEGARDLTVRAAIAALPSITPVGMAALLPGAAASFDVVDAKGKLAARIEGTELKESPDRMRFLKTKVPDAVEMTLGKLLGSAQAKVAKEIGTAPLVVIRSQEIDLVGEMDVDLIARQIMDSLIGNLARAVKKLAAAGIERFVITADHGHQFSIRKDDDMKTDSPGGVTLDLHRRCWIGHGGSTPSGAVRVPCAELGYRTDLDAVFPAGLGVFKAGGSLSFHHGGFSLQELVIPVISLRLAAGKPAAVPGIQVRIEGYPTAVTNRTFGLKLAAAGDLLATEPLLARVLLMAGAEEVGRAGMAVGADLDRVTGTLTLALGSEASVGMMLTNDTCQSLRVVVLDAHTDSVLAESDELAVKLGI is encoded by the coding sequence ATGCACCCTTTCCACGACTATCTCTGCGAGCGACTCGACGAGCTACTACGCAAGCGCTCGGTGGTCGTGTTCTACGACCCGCGCAGCGAATTCACCCCCTTTTTCGACCGTGAGCTGGCGCTGCTCGATGGCGGCCCGCTGCCGCGCGTGACGATCGGCACCAGCTCTCCCTTTCTCGCCCGCTACGAAGGCAGTCTCTTCGGTCTGCGCGCGGCGGTCGAGCCGATCGTGGCCGCCGACCAGCCGGACCCCTTGATCCTGTATCTACCGGGCATTGCCAAGGATCGGCAGGGCTCGGTGCTGATGGAGCTGGAGCGAGCCGGAACCTGCTACGAACCGCAACTCAAGCGGCTGGGGCTCAACGTGCTGCGCCAGCGGTTCACCGACGGGCAGATCGACGAGATGCTGAGGCCCTCCGCCGTCACCTATGACGATATCGTTGCCTTCCTCGGCCAGGGCGGACAGGTGGCTTCGGTGCTCCACACCTTGTTCGGCGGCGCTCAAGGCGAGGTGCTGCTGACCGAGTGGTTGGCGTCCAACGTCAAGGACGGGGCTCTGCTGGAGAAGGATGCGCTGCCCGAGCTGCTCAAGCTGATCAAGGTCCGGTTGGGCCTGGATCTCCCGGCGGACTCAAGCCTCTCGAAGGCACGCGAGAGGACCTGCCGCTATGTGCTGGTCAACGAGTTCCGTGCGGATCTCTCCTGCGCGCCGCCGAAGTCTGTCGGGATGGTGCCGGACCCACCGGGCAAGGAGCACGCCGAGCGTCTCCGCGATGTCGCAGAGGGTCTGCGACGGCGCTTCCCGGATGTGTACATCGGCTTGGCGGATTCCGTAGAACAGGACCTGGGTCTCGCGGGGGCCGGCGTCGAGGCCGCACACCTGGGGTCCATCGACACCTTCCGTTTCGAGGAGGAGCGGCTCCTTGCCCATGCCTCGGCGCTGATTGCCGGTAAAGGCTACGACGCGGCACTCGCGATCATCGACGCGCGCGTGCGCAGCTTCTGGGTCGACCGCGACGTGCGACGTCAGGCGCAATGGGGCGCCTGTCGGCTGATGGCCGAGCTTGGGCATGCGCTCGAGGGAATTCGCTCGGCGCTCGGCAGGGTGGGAAACGATCCAGCGAAGTGGCTGGCGGCCTATGTCGCGGAGGACGGATGGCACCGTGCCGACGGCCTGCAGCGACGGCTGGAGACCTGGGTTGCCGGGATGGACGACGAGCCCGAGGCGGAACAGGCCCTGGCCGTTGTCCGGCAGGAGCATGAGCATCTGCTGCGCGCGATGGCCGACGGGTTTACCAAGGCGTTCAGAGCGTCCGCGTGGACTGTCGCCGGGGCGTTGCACCAGACCCGCATCTATCCGGACGTCGTGCAGACCATGGGTGGACGGGTCGCCTATTTCCTCGTCGATGCCATGCGCTACGAGATGGGCGTAGAGCTGGCACGCCAGATCGAGGGGGCCAGGGATCTGACGGTGCGCGCCGCGATTGCTGCACTGCCCTCGATCACCCCGGTCGGCATGGCGGCGCTGTTACCCGGAGCGGCGGCGAGCTTCGACGTGGTCGACGCCAAGGGCAAGCTCGCGGCGCGGATCGAAGGCACCGAGCTCAAGGAATCACCCGACCGCATGCGCTTCCTTAAGACCAAGGTCCCGGACGCGGTGGAGATGACGTTGGGCAAGCTGCTCGGCAGCGCTCAGGCCAAGGTTGCGAAGGAGATCGGCACGGCGCCGCTGGTCGTGATCCGCTCTCAGGAGATCGATCTCGTCGGCGAGATGGACGTCGACCTGATCGCGCGTCAGATCATGGACAGCCTCATCGGCAACCTCGCCCGCGCCGTGAAGAAGCTCGCCGCCGCCGGTATCGAGCGTTTCGTGATCACCGCCGATCACGGTCACCAGTTCTCGATCCGCAAGGACGACGACATGAAGACCGACAGCCCCGGCGGGGTCACCCTGGATCTGCATCGGCGCTGCTGGATCGGACACGGCGGCAGCACCCCCTCGGGTGCGGTGCGCGTGCCCTGCGCCGAGCTCGGCTATCGGACCGATTTGGATGCGGTCTTCCCGGCCGGTCTCGGTGTCTTCAAGGCCGGCGGGAGTTTGAGCTTCCACCATGGCGGATTCAGCCTGCAGGAGTTGGTGATCCCGGTGATCAGCCTGCGCCTGGCCGCCGGCAAACCGGCCGCGGTGCCCGGCATTCAGGTGCGCATCGAAGGCTATCCGACGGCGGTGACCAATCGCACCTTCGGGCTCAAGCTCGCCGCAGCGGGTGATCTGCTGGCAACCGAGCCGCTCCTGGCCCGCGTTCTCCTGATGGCCGGCGCCGAGGAGGTCGGTCGCGCCGGGATGGCGGTCGGCGCCGACCTCGATCGCGTGACCGGCACCCTGACCTTGGCGCTGGGGAGCGAGGCGAGTGTCGGCATGATGTTGACCAACGACACCTGCCAATCGCTGCGCGTCGTGGTGCTGGATGCACATACGGACAGCGTGTTGGCCGAGTCCGATGAACTGGCGGTTAAGCTGGGGATTTGA
- a CDS encoding AAA family ATPase, with translation MIDEVEAHLHPQWQRRIVPALLDVMEALTGKHTIPVQLITATHSPLVLASSESRFHDRKDAIWELDLNDGEVQLRAFPWSRMGDANAWLTSSAFDLKEPRSLEAELAMTQALALLRKESPSLAEIDKVDAALRGVLSDIDRFWVRWSHYRDSQKVRGS, from the coding sequence TTGATCGACGAAGTGGAGGCCCATCTGCATCCCCAGTGGCAGCGTCGCATCGTGCCTGCCCTTCTGGATGTGATGGAAGCCCTCACCGGAAAGCATACGATCCCCGTGCAGTTGATCACCGCAACGCATTCGCCGTTGGTGCTCGCCTCGTCGGAGTCGCGCTTCCATGATCGCAAAGATGCCATCTGGGAGCTTGATCTGAACGATGGCGAGGTGCAGCTTCGAGCGTTCCCATGGAGCCGCATGGGCGATGCCAATGCGTGGTTGACGTCGTCGGCCTTCGACTTGAAGGAGCCCAGATCTTTGGAGGCGGAGCTGGCCATGACCCAAGCGCTGGCGTTGTTGCGAAAGGAATCCCCGTCTCTCGCGGAAATCGATAAGGTCGATGCAGCATTGCGGGGCGTGTTGAGCGACATCGACCGATTTTGGGTCCGCTGGTCCCACTATCGGGATTCGCAGAAGGTGCGCGGCAGTTGA
- a CDS encoding AAA family ATPase has product MEIAFHERMNFLVGDNGLGKTFLLDAAWWALTRTWARQKLLPHRPPTTPQITYRYTKKSGRHEYTSKFDRESEHWPLAQGRPPIPGLVLYAQVDGGFSVWDPARNDWKGENPERQPAYLFSPQSVWDGLPLNEPVKYCNGLIADWASWQLENGQAFEQLESVLRALSPSDEEPLESGALVKVSLSDARKHPTIKMPYGLQVPLIHASAGIRRIVSLGYLLVWAWQEHLASAELQGLRRRGRSSS; this is encoded by the coding sequence ATGGAGATCGCGTTCCATGAGCGTATGAATTTCCTGGTTGGCGATAACGGGTTGGGGAAGACCTTCCTGCTGGACGCGGCCTGGTGGGCCTTGACCCGGACCTGGGCACGACAAAAGCTCCTGCCGCATCGTCCCCCGACCACTCCGCAGATCACCTACCGATACACGAAAAAAAGCGGGAGGCACGAGTACACGAGCAAGTTCGATCGAGAATCCGAACACTGGCCTCTGGCCCAGGGACGCCCGCCAATCCCGGGATTGGTGCTCTATGCCCAAGTCGATGGAGGCTTTTCGGTGTGGGATCCGGCGCGTAATGACTGGAAGGGTGAGAACCCTGAGCGGCAGCCCGCATATCTGTTCTCGCCGCAATCGGTTTGGGATGGATTGCCGCTTAACGAGCCGGTCAAGTACTGCAATGGCCTGATCGCGGATTGGGCGAGCTGGCAGCTCGAAAACGGTCAGGCATTTGAGCAACTGGAGAGCGTTCTGCGCGCGCTCTCGCCTTCCGACGAGGAGCCGCTGGAGTCCGGCGCCCTGGTGAAGGTCTCTCTGAGCGATGCGCGCAAACACCCCACCATCAAGATGCCCTATGGCTTGCAGGTTCCATTGATCCATGCCTCCGCGGGAATACGCCGGATCGTCTCCCTCGGCTATCTGCTGGTGTGGGCCTGGCAGGAGCACCTCGCCTCGGCCGAGCTTCAGGGGTTGCGCCGGCGCGGGAGATCGTCTTCTTGA
- a CDS encoding DUF3368 domain-containing protein → MDKRIVINTGPLIALMRMKALEIPGKLDLTFITPEEVRRELDDGASAGYPPVHPVWLSYQRLQSPLPTLVTSVLDAGEAAVIQLAIDEGIAQVCIDELKGRRMARAVGLSVTGALGLLGKAKQEGIISEVRPYLDRAIQTGIRYHPDLVHRFLDALGE, encoded by the coding sequence ATGGATAAGCGTATCGTCATCAATACGGGGCCGCTGATCGCGCTGATGCGCATGAAGGCCCTGGAGATCCCGGGCAAGTTGGACCTCACCTTCATTACGCCGGAGGAGGTCCGTCGTGAACTCGATGATGGGGCGAGCGCGGGCTATCCCCCCGTCCACCCGGTCTGGCTTTCCTACCAGCGATTGCAGTCGCCGCTGCCTACTCTGGTGACCTCGGTGCTGGATGCAGGTGAGGCGGCAGTCATTCAGCTCGCGATCGACGAAGGTATCGCACAGGTCTGCATCGATGAATTGAAGGGGCGGCGCATGGCCCGTGCGGTCGGTCTGAGCGTGACTGGAGCCCTTGGGCTCTTGGGCAAAGCGAAACAGGAAGGGATTATTTCAGAGGTGAGGCCGTATCTCGACCGCGCCATTCAGACGGGTATCCGCTATCACCCGGACCTGGTGCATCGCTTCCTCGATGCCTTGGGCGAGTAA
- a CDS encoding UPF0175 family protein codes for MSHQLIIDYDDDLLANVALSPDEFAEEARLLLAAKLYEQGKLSSGQAAKLCGKGRVEFLYALARVGVPMSNLRPDDAELEIDFALHG; via the coding sequence ATGTCCCATCAGCTGATCATCGACTACGACGACGACCTGTTGGCCAACGTCGCGCTGTCACCGGACGAGTTTGCCGAGGAGGCGCGCCTCCTGCTTGCAGCCAAGCTCTACGAGCAGGGCAAATTGTCGTCCGGGCAGGCCGCGAAGCTGTGCGGCAAGGGCCGTGTGGAGTTCTTGTATGCGCTCGCGCGGGTGGGTGTTCCGATGAGCAATCTGCGGCCGGACGATGCCGAGCTGGAGATCGACTTTGCCCTCCATGGATAA
- a CDS encoding DUF4276 family protein: MVEGETEKVFLPYLRGFLEPRLPGKMPRIEVFRYDGRIPKEGQLKGVVRRLLRDPKRPADAVIALTDVYTGTRDFTDAADAKAKMRAWVGDEPRFFPHAAQHDFEAWLLPYWPAIKQLSGSNRPGIQGPPEQVNHDQPPAYRLKEIFRLGAKGRHYVKTRDAARILRDQDLTVAIQACPELKAMINTILEQCGGEMIP; this comes from the coding sequence ATGGTCGAGGGTGAAACCGAGAAGGTCTTCTTGCCCTATCTGCGGGGGTTCCTCGAGCCGCGTCTGCCCGGCAAGATGCCCCGGATCGAGGTCTTCAGGTATGACGGTCGCATCCCCAAGGAAGGGCAATTGAAGGGTGTCGTTCGCCGCCTGTTGCGCGATCCCAAGCGGCCGGCGGATGCCGTGATCGCCCTGACCGATGTCTATACCGGCACTCGGGACTTCACGGATGCCGCGGACGCCAAGGCCAAGATGCGGGCATGGGTGGGGGACGAGCCTCGATTTTTCCCCCACGCCGCCCAGCATGACTTCGAGGCATGGCTCTTACCCTATTGGCCCGCCATCAAACAGCTCTCCGGAAGCAATCGCCCTGGGATCCAGGGACCCCCGGAGCAAGTGAACCACGATCAGCCGCCGGCCTATCGACTCAAGGAGATCTTCCGCCTGGGCGCCAAAGGCAGGCACTACGTCAAGACCCGCGACGCGGCCCGCATCCTACGCGATCAGGACCTGACGGTTGCCATTCAGGCCTGTCCGGAGCTGAAGGCCATGATCAATACCATCCTCGAACAATGCGGCGGGGAGATGATCCCATGA
- a CDS encoding AAA family ATPase, which yields MARFKQLTVKGFRRLLNIDIALRPLTVIIGVNGVGKSSFLEALTLLAASAGGELKGKVSQLGGLSSLLTVDKAKRLDLGVVVDAMEEDAEYLGYELGLSQLGTGYGIDHESLLMGPDFQPPLVQYIESTLNSVHYRSSVTDRLSGQETMIAPTWSYDHAESALSQVPRDLSEAEALRRDLSSAKLYHGLDVGPRSAVRLPQTMQPADLPGADGETLVSCLYYLRETDRSRFEAIEDALHAAFPSFERLEFPPVAAGTLAMAWRDRSFTKPLYTHQLSEGTLRFLWLVTLLQSPGLPSICMIDEPEVSLHPEMLSLLADLLREASSRALVVVATHSDRLIRFLKPEEVLVVDMQEDGTASATWADALDLDAWLDEYTLDEVWRMGRMGGR from the coding sequence ATGGCGAGATTCAAACAACTTACCGTCAAAGGGTTTCGGCGCCTGTTGAATATCGATATCGCGCTGCGGCCCTTAACGGTGATCATCGGGGTCAACGGCGTCGGCAAGTCGTCCTTCTTGGAGGCATTGACGCTGCTCGCGGCATCTGCCGGCGGCGAGCTGAAAGGCAAGGTTAGTCAACTAGGCGGCCTGTCATCGTTGCTCACAGTCGACAAAGCCAAGCGATTGGATCTAGGAGTCGTTGTCGATGCGATGGAGGAGGACGCAGAGTATCTCGGTTACGAGCTTGGCCTAAGTCAGTTAGGAACCGGTTACGGAATCGACCACGAGTCGCTTCTTATGGGACCGGACTTCCAGCCGCCGCTGGTCCAATACATCGAATCCACTCTGAATAGCGTTCACTACCGATCATCCGTCACCGACCGCCTATCCGGCCAAGAGACGATGATCGCCCCCACTTGGTCCTACGATCATGCCGAGTCCGCCCTCTCCCAGGTGCCGCGCGACTTGAGCGAAGCCGAAGCGTTACGACGAGATCTCTCATCGGCCAAGCTCTACCACGGCTTAGATGTGGGACCTCGCTCGGCGGTGCGTCTGCCCCAGACCATGCAGCCGGCGGACCTGCCCGGCGCCGACGGCGAAACCCTGGTCTCCTGCCTCTACTACCTGCGCGAGACCGACCGTAGCCGCTTCGAGGCCATCGAAGATGCCCTGCATGCGGCCTTTCCGAGCTTCGAGCGTCTGGAGTTCCCCCCGGTCGCTGCGGGCACCCTGGCGATGGCCTGGCGCGATCGGAGTTTCACCAAGCCCCTTTACACGCATCAGCTCTCCGAGGGCACGCTGCGCTTCCTGTGGTTGGTCACACTGCTCCAGAGTCCGGGTCTGCCGTCGATCTGCATGATCGACGAGCCCGAGGTCAGCCTGCACCCCGAGATGCTGAGCCTGCTGGCGGACTTGTTGCGGGAGGCATCCAGCCGAGCCCTGGTGGTCGTGGCGACCCACTCGGATCGCCTGATTCGTTTCCTCAAGCCCGAAGAGGTTCTGGTGGTCGATATGCAGGAGGACGGTACCGCCTCAGCAACTTGGGCGGATGCGCTGGATCTCGATGCCTGGCTCGACGAGTACACCCTCGACGAGGTGTGGCGCATGGGTCGCATGGGGGGGCGTTGA
- a CDS encoding SAM-dependent methyltransferase: MDKDTRSRIQRATQAARGLLEQDFEDQLAGVFDIRLDGTIAGEPGSHLDALQRIVRNKLVAAIEHFRASGQTTAEAVASYRREAAFTTLNRFVALKMLEARGLVQECISRGEQSSGFKEFCGLAPGLVQLPDRGYRLYIESLFDELSVQIRVLFNRRDAGSLLWPRRQTLLDLLEILNDPGLGGFSAKGSGIRVQGSVAASTEPRTLNPEPSTVWEQDETIGWIYQYYNDEAERKRMREESSAPRNSRELAVRNQSGRGVGGEGLQPLRELYATKDDYLREIPRLIVEHNLHGIDIDRRAVQIAGLSLWLRAQRAWYQGGVKPADRPRIRRSNLVCAEPMPGEKELLREFVEQQFPAGERSAFAFLLEKVFDRMTLAGEAGSLLRIEEEIGDAIAEARALAQRQAAPRQFRLSLGDEPPKQTELNLPGLNDEQFWQAAEQRIYDALKAYAEQAENGSGFRRRLFADDAAQGFAFIDLCRKSYDVTVMNPPFGAASTRSRDYIAKAYPRSKNDLLAACVERGVHWLCPGGLLGAITSRTAFFLTSYRQWRQGVVLGEAKPVVMADLGYGVMDAAMVEAAAYVLRKH; this comes from the coding sequence ATGGATAAGGACACCCGCAGCCGCATCCAACGCGCCACCCAAGCCGCTCGCGGGCTGCTTGAGCAGGACTTCGAGGACCAGTTGGCGGGTGTCTTCGACATCCGGCTGGACGGCACCATCGCGGGCGAGCCAGGGAGTCATCTGGATGCGTTGCAACGCATCGTGCGGAACAAGCTGGTGGCCGCGATCGAGCATTTTCGCGCCAGCGGCCAGACCACGGCCGAGGCGGTGGCAAGTTATCGACGGGAGGCGGCGTTCACGACGCTAAACCGGTTCGTCGCGCTCAAGATGCTGGAGGCCCGCGGGCTGGTGCAGGAGTGCATCTCCCGGGGCGAGCAGTCCTCGGGATTCAAGGAGTTCTGCGGGCTCGCCCCGGGGCTGGTGCAGCTTCCGGACCGTGGTTACCGGCTCTACATCGAGTCGCTGTTCGACGAGCTTTCGGTCCAAATCCGGGTGCTCTTCAATCGCCGTGATGCCGGCTCTTTGCTCTGGCCGAGAAGGCAGACGTTGTTGGATCTGCTGGAGATTCTGAACGATCCGGGGTTGGGCGGGTTCAGTGCAAAGGGATCAGGGATCAGGGTTCAGGGTTCAGTCGCCGCCTCCACTGAACCCCGCACCCTGAACCCCGAACCCTCGACCGTCTGGGAGCAAGACGAAACCATCGGCTGGATCTACCAGTATTACAACGACGAGGCCGAGCGCAAGCGGATGCGCGAGGAGTCCTCCGCACCGCGCAACAGCCGCGAGCTGGCCGTCCGCAACCAGTCCGGGAGAGGGGTCGGGGGAGAGGGTCTTCAGCCGCTCCGCGAGCTTTACGCGACCAAGGATGACTATCTGCGCGAGATTCCGCGCCTCATCGTCGAGCACAACCTCCACGGCATCGACATCGACCGGCGCGCCGTGCAGATCGCCGGGCTTTCGCTTTGGCTGCGCGCCCAACGCGCCTGGTACCAAGGGGGCGTGAAGCCTGCTGATCGGCCCCGGATCAGGCGGTCCAATCTGGTCTGCGCCGAGCCGATGCCGGGAGAAAAGGAGCTGCTCCGCGAATTCGTCGAGCAGCAGTTCCCGGCCGGCGAGCGGTCCGCCTTTGCCTTCCTGCTGGAAAAGGTCTTCGACCGCATGACCCTCGCGGGCGAGGCAGGCTCTCTGCTGCGCATCGAGGAGGAGATCGGCGACGCCATTGCCGAGGCCCGCGCACTCGCGCAGCGTCAGGCCGCACCCCGGCAGTTCCGGCTTTCACTCGGCGACGAACCGCCCAAGCAGACCGAGCTCAACCTGCCCGGCCTGAACGACGAGCAATTCTGGCAGGCGGCCGAGCAGCGGATTTACGACGCACTCAAGGCCTACGCAGAGCAGGCCGAGAACGGCAGCGGATTCCGGCGCCGCCTCTTTGCCGACGACGCTGCGCAGGGCTTTGCCTTCATCGACCTGTGCCGGAAAAGCTATGATGTGACGGTGATGAATCCCCCGTTCGGCGCTGCCAGTACGCGGTCCAGGGACTACATCGCCAAAGCCTACCCCCGCTCCAAGAATGACCTGCTCGCCGCCTGTGTCGAGCGCGGCGTGCATTGGTTGTGCCCCGGCGGTCTGCTCGGCGCCATCACATCACGCACAGCGTTTTTTCTGACCAGCTATCGGCAGTGGCGCCAGGGCGTGGTCCTCGGTGAGGCCAAACCCGTCGTCATGGCTGATCTCGGCTATGGTGTGATGGACGCGGCGATGGTGGAAGCTGCCGCCTACGTGCTGCGCAAGCACTAA
- a CDS encoding P-loop NTPase, with amino-acid sequence MNTPPFDAVPGVLTEIAQELAGALEPAGEILAIRDLWGRVRFIVRERPAPATPLVSVLDGLAGVAAQRLGLRAYAAEDAILYADESFADIKPLWVEPGIAIGSPGIVFRLIDRQITGQSWATVSEHTVARASHRIAMYSLKGGVGRSTTTATVAWHLARLGRSVLVLDLDLESPGLSASLLPPASQPEFGIVDWFVEDAVGQGDAVIPRMSARAPLAHDLPGDVWVVPSHGADPGDFMAKLGRCYLDLPGGAGVEAWDRRLLRLLSALEADKAPDIVLLDARSGFHDLASAVVTELADTVLLFAIHSEQTWSGYRLLFEHWQRYGVAERIRERLQIVAALIPETDRDVYLSEFRERSWGIFRDHLYDELAAGEVEGFSFDLNDAPAPHTPLPIYWHRGLASLGNLEALDPQLVSATAGGFLSGLEELLSSGEGEGP; translated from the coding sequence ATGAACACACCGCCCTTCGACGCCGTTCCCGGGGTCTTGACCGAGATCGCACAGGAGTTGGCGGGCGCGCTCGAGCCCGCCGGGGAGATCCTGGCCATCCGCGACCTTTGGGGTCGGGTCCGTTTCATCGTGAGGGAACGTCCTGCCCCGGCGACCCCCCTGGTGAGCGTACTCGATGGCCTGGCAGGGGTCGCCGCCCAACGCCTCGGCCTGCGGGCCTATGCCGCGGAAGACGCGATCCTCTACGCCGACGAATCGTTCGCCGACATCAAGCCGCTCTGGGTCGAGCCCGGCATCGCGATCGGCTCACCGGGCATCGTGTTCCGGCTCATCGACCGCCAGATTACCGGCCAATCCTGGGCCACCGTGAGCGAGCACACCGTCGCCAGGGCGTCACACCGAATTGCCATGTACTCTCTCAAGGGCGGCGTGGGCCGCAGCACGACCACCGCCACGGTGGCCTGGCATCTGGCTCGTCTGGGTCGGTCGGTCCTGGTGCTCGATCTGGACCTGGAATCCCCCGGACTCTCCGCCAGTCTGTTGCCGCCCGCGAGCCAGCCGGAATTCGGCATCGTTGATTGGTTTGTAGAAGACGCGGTCGGACAGGGTGATGCTGTCATCCCACGCATGAGCGCCCGGGCGCCCCTGGCCCATGATCTCCCCGGGGACGTTTGGGTGGTGCCTAGCCATGGCGCAGACCCCGGGGACTTCATGGCCAAGCTCGGTCGCTGCTACCTCGACCTTCCGGGGGGCGCCGGGGTGGAGGCTTGGGATCGCCGTCTGCTGCGTCTGCTCTCGGCCCTGGAGGCAGACAAGGCGCCCGATATCGTTCTACTCGATGCCCGCTCCGGCTTCCATGACCTCGCCTCCGCGGTGGTGACGGAGCTGGCGGACACGGTCCTGCTGTTCGCCATTCATTCGGAGCAGACCTGGAGCGGCTACAGGCTGCTCTTCGAGCACTGGCAGCGCTACGGCGTGGCGGAACGCATCCGCGAGCGCCTCCAGATCGTCGCGGCACTGATCCCTGAAACCGACCGCGATGTCTACCTGAGCGAGTTCCGCGAGCGCTCCTGGGGCATTTTCCGCGATCATCTTTACGACGAGCTTGCGGCCGGGGAGGTGGAGGGCTTCAGCTTCGACCTCAACGACGCCCCAGCTCCCCATACGCCGTTGCCGATCTATTGGCACCGAGGTCTCGCTTCCCTTGGCAACCTGGAGGCGCTGGATCCGCAACTGGTGTCAGCCACCGCCGGGGGCTTTCTCTCCGGGCTCGAGGAATTGCTTTCAAGTGGCGAGGGGGAAGGTCCATGA
- a CDS encoding SAM-dependent methyltransferase — MTTDFKDAAHRHWEDAELLGSRGRWPNADHLYGFAAECALKAVMVGLGMQLGPDGKPPKPHAVHIHQLWDQFLTFANGKRQAGYAAMLQQSNPFSTWHESQRYWDSTGIGSADANAHRAGASQTLGVLSQARQDGWVK; from the coding sequence GTGACCACCGACTTCAAAGACGCTGCCCACAGGCACTGGGAGGATGCCGAGCTGCTCGGTAGCCGCGGACGCTGGCCGAATGCCGATCATCTCTACGGATTTGCGGCAGAATGCGCCCTCAAGGCCGTGATGGTGGGCTTGGGAATGCAGCTCGGACCCGATGGCAAACCTCCCAAGCCCCATGCCGTCCATATACACCAGCTTTGGGACCAATTTCTGACATTCGCCAACGGCAAACGCCAGGCCGGTTACGCAGCCATGCTTCAACAATCCAACCCCTTCAGCACTTGGCACGAGAGCCAGCGGTACTGGGATTCGACGGGGATCGGTTCTGCAGATGCCAACGCCCATCGTGCCGGGGCCAGCCAAACACTGGGCGTGCTGAGTCAGGCACGCCAGGACGGATGGGTAAAATGA